Proteins encoded within one genomic window of Cyanobacteria bacterium GSL.Bin1:
- a CDS encoding glycosyltransferase yields the protein MKPQRICLTTLEFPPDVGGVGESVYRIAQMLKAIGYEVHVAVFHSKQRKDDTLQRSRSISQEQNGILVHRLFPAIRSETPIIQDFLSEVYFLLEQLHHQFQFRLFHGFFINETGFLTTLLAKEQGVPVINSVRGSDLHKHLFSPKQQGQITWTLAQSDWVTFVSRALMRRALVLVPELRDRATAFWNSIQPVDFASLPVPPHLERLQGTVIGSTGRFRDKKGLEVLLDACAALTPKKELTLLLVGDYAEREKTYWQQQIQNSPIQDQIILTGMVDRHTALAYLAHLDIFALPSLHDGCPNALLEAMLAGKPIVGTNIDAIGEILRDGENGCVVPPGNEMALAQALERLADNEQLRQNLGQAAQKTALTDLAPEQEQSHWAQIYAQVLSATEEKVIALSA from the coding sequence ATGAAACCGCAACGCATTTGCCTGACCACCTTAGAATTTCCCCCTGATGTCGGGGGGGTCGGAGAATCTGTGTATCGCATTGCCCAAATGCTCAAAGCCATTGGCTATGAGGTTCACGTTGCTGTCTTTCATTCTAAACAACGTAAAGATGATACCTTGCAGCGATCGCGCTCTATCTCTCAAGAACAAAACGGAATTTTAGTCCATCGTCTGTTCCCCGCCATCCGCTCCGAAACCCCAATTATCCAAGATTTTCTCAGTGAAGTCTATTTTCTGCTGGAACAACTGCATCATCAATTTCAATTCCGGCTCTTTCACGGCTTTTTTATTAACGAAACGGGGTTTTTGACAACATTACTCGCAAAAGAACAGGGCGTTCCGGTGATTAATAGCGTGCGCGGGAGTGACTTGCACAAGCATTTGTTTAGTCCCAAACAACAGGGGCAAATCACTTGGACTCTTGCCCAGTCCGATTGGGTAACGTTTGTCAGTCGTGCCTTGATGAGACGCGCCTTAGTCCTAGTGCCGGAATTGCGCGATCGCGCCACGGCTTTCTGGAATTCCATTCAACCCGTCGATTTTGCCTCATTGCCTGTTCCGCCTCATCTGGAACGGTTGCAGGGAACAGTCATTGGCTCAACTGGACGTTTTCGCGACAAAAAAGGACTGGAAGTCCTACTGGATGCTTGCGCTGCCTTAACGCCAAAAAAGGAGTTAACCCTCCTGCTCGTCGGCGATTATGCAGAACGAGAAAAAACCTATTGGCAGCAACAAATTCAAAACAGTCCGATTCAGGATCAGATCATCCTCACCGGAATGGTGGATCGCCACACTGCCCTCGCTTATCTGGCACATCTTGATATTTTTGCTCTGCCTTCCTTGCATGACGGTTGCCCCAATGCCCTCTTGGAAGCAATGCTTGCGGGTAAACCCATTGTCGGTACCAATATCGATGCCATTGGTGAAATTTTACGAGATGGGGAAAACGGTTGCGTCGTTCCCCCTGGTAATGAGATGGCGCTTGCCCAAGCGCTAGAAAGGTTAGCGGACAACGAGCAATTACGCCAAAACCTGGGTCAAGCCGCTCAAAAAACTGCCCTCACTGACCTTGCCCCAGAACAAGAACAGTCTCACTGGGCGCAAATTTATGCACAGGTGTTGTCCGCTACTGAAGAAAAGGTTATTGCGCTCTCAGCCTAA
- a CDS encoding glycosyltransferase, whose product MTMKPKITIIVSPRERFSYAQQSLKSIYTHTTIPFHLVYVDGGSPPRLRDDLKQKSQELGFDLIRTEHFLAPNQARNLGLAYAPPTEYVLFIDNDVEVSPHWLKEMVACADETAATVVCPLTCIGRPLGETIHLAGGEARIVLQVKGEQMQRRVHEKHYFVNRSVAAVKDQLKRQPCEFAEFHCMLVRRSIFDTIGPLDEKLLSTREHIDFCLRVIQAQGTLYCEPNAVVTYVPDVLYRWYDLAYFMLRWSDDWEMRSLKHFRKKWNLPKKDKYFRKRYRRLGYRRHQAFLKPWVKRVLFGHAPPLIMKPLIALERQLNRWVSTRYNSLYADHASSTEATIQLSPSTQDSTHVA is encoded by the coding sequence ATGACAATGAAACCGAAAATTACAATTATTGTTTCTCCTCGTGAGCGTTTTAGTTATGCTCAGCAATCGCTCAAGAGTATTTATACCCACACAACAATTCCTTTCCACCTGGTCTATGTCGATGGCGGGTCTCCCCCTAGACTCCGAGATGATTTAAAACAAAAATCCCAAGAATTGGGCTTTGACTTGATCCGAACTGAACACTTTCTGGCACCGAACCAAGCGCGCAATTTGGGATTAGCCTATGCACCGCCAACCGAATACGTCCTATTTATTGATAATGATGTGGAAGTATCGCCACACTGGCTTAAGGAGATGGTTGCCTGTGCTGATGAAACAGCAGCAACCGTGGTTTGCCCCCTGACTTGCATTGGTCGTCCTCTGGGCGAAACCATTCACCTTGCCGGTGGGGAAGCTCGCATTGTCTTACAAGTGAAAGGAGAGCAAATGCAGCGGCGGGTTCACGAAAAGCATTACTTTGTCAATCGTTCAGTCGCAGCGGTAAAAGATCAGCTCAAACGACAACCCTGTGAGTTTGCCGAGTTTCATTGTATGCTGGTGCGTCGTTCAATTTTCGATACGATTGGACCCTTAGATGAAAAGCTCTTGAGTACCCGAGAACACATTGATTTTTGTCTGCGAGTCATCCAAGCGCAAGGAACCCTTTACTGTGAGCCGAATGCCGTTGTGACTTATGTGCCAGATGTTTTGTATCGTTGGTATGATTTAGCTTACTTTATGCTGCGTTGGAGTGATGACTGGGAAATGCGCAGTCTCAAACACTTCCGCAAAAAGTGGAATCTTCCCAAGAAAGATAAGTATTTTCGGAAGCGCTATCGGCGTTTGGGCTATCGCCGCCACCAAGCCTTCCTCAAACCTTGGGTGAAGCGAGTATTATTCGGTCATGCACCGCCGCTGATAATGAAACCCTTGATTGCCCTAGAACGACAACTCAATCGTTGGGTGAGCACTCGTTATAATTCTCTGTACGCGGATCACGCTTCTTCTACGGAGGCAACAATCCAACTCTCCCCTTCCACTCAAGATTCAACCCACGTGGCTTGA
- a CDS encoding glycosyl transferase — protein VSVLRPEDLSPQRLAEKIVDALETKSTAIAFDCNGVAKTAEILQDFYQKSLAA, from the coding sequence GTTTCAGTGCTGCGTCCAGAGGATTTGTCCCCGCAGCGCTTAGCCGAAAAAATTGTGGATGCTCTGGAGACGAAATCGACTGCTATTGCCTTTGATTGCAATGGGGTTGCTAAGACAGCCGAAATTTTGCAGGACTTTTACCAAAAGTCCCTTGCCGCCTAA